Proteins co-encoded in one Cytobacillus sp. NJ13 genomic window:
- a CDS encoding acetyl-CoA acetyltransferase, with protein MSIKNAAAIVGVGDVELEKGKVKDGQSVLQIQAIAAKRALEDAGLSKDDVDGIFVAGLWGLPGVGSFPSVILSEYLGIQPKYTDSTQIGGSAFEAHVGHAAAAIKSGLCEVALVLYGSTQRSEKSRTLAGRPPVLTAQYETPFGLPSPAGSYAMAAARHMHQYGTKPEHLAEIAVATRKWAQLNPYATMRDPLSIDDVLNSPMISDPLHLLDCCLVTDGAGALVIVSPERARDCRKKPVWILGQGESHSHWSIQAMPDLTVTSAAQSGKTAFEMAGVTHDEIDVVQIYDSFTITVLLTLESLGFCKPGEGGDFISNQRTAPGGDFPMNTNGGGLSYAHPGMYGIFLLIEAVRQLRGECGERQVKDAKLSLVNGTGGTLSSTSVVILGRD; from the coding sequence ATGTCAATTAAAAACGCCGCGGCTATTGTAGGTGTAGGTGATGTTGAACTCGAAAAAGGCAAAGTGAAGGACGGGCAATCAGTTTTGCAGATTCAGGCTATTGCCGCAAAAAGAGCTTTAGAAGATGCCGGATTAAGTAAAGATGATGTTGATGGCATTTTTGTTGCAGGGCTATGGGGTCTGCCTGGAGTTGGTTCGTTTCCTTCCGTCATTTTATCCGAATATTTAGGTATCCAGCCTAAATATACGGATTCTACTCAAATAGGGGGATCGGCATTTGAAGCACATGTAGGCCATGCTGCTGCAGCTATTAAGTCAGGCTTATGTGAAGTAGCATTAGTTTTATATGGAAGTACACAACGTTCTGAAAAGTCCCGCACTTTAGCTGGAAGACCGCCTGTATTAACAGCTCAGTATGAAACACCTTTCGGATTGCCTTCTCCTGCTGGTTCTTATGCCATGGCTGCAGCTAGGCATATGCATCAATATGGAACCAAGCCTGAGCATCTAGCTGAAATAGCTGTAGCCACCAGGAAGTGGGCTCAATTAAATCCTTATGCGACAATGCGGGATCCATTATCCATAGATGATGTATTAAATTCCCCGATGATCAGTGACCCTCTACACCTTTTAGATTGTTGCTTAGTTACAGATGGTGCAGGTGCTCTCGTCATTGTATCACCTGAAAGAGCAAGAGACTGCCGGAAAAAACCAGTATGGATTTTAGGGCAAGGTGAATCACATAGTCATTGGTCTATACAGGCTATGCCTGATTTAACCGTAACTTCAGCGGCTCAATCCGGAAAAACTGCATTTGAAATGGCAGGTGTTACGCACGACGAGATTGATGTAGTGCAAATCTATGATTCCTTTACCATCACTGTATTATTAACATTGGAATCTCTTGGTTTCTGTAAACCTGGTGAAGGAGGAGATTTTATCAGCAATCAGCGTACAGCACCAGGCGGGGATTTCCCAATGAATACGAACGGCGGTGGTCTATCGTACGCTCATCCAGGGATGTATGGAATATTTTTATTAATTGAAGCAGTCCGTCAATTAAGAGGTGAGTGCGGTGAAAGACAAGTGAAAGATGCGAAACTTTCCCTTGTAAATGGAACAGGAGGAACTTTGTCCTCTACATCGGTTGTAATTTTGGGGAGGGATTAA
- a CDS encoding MaoC/PaaZ C-terminal domain-containing protein: MMWKYYEDIQVGDSFPKVSKDPISRVQLVKYAGASGDFNPLHTVEEAGEKAGTGIIAHGMLIMGMAAQGVTSWIPRKNVNSLQIRFREMTYPGERIHVTGRVIEKKENNRIISEVAATNDEGEVKVSGTFEAIMPSKNGQ; encoded by the coding sequence ATGATGTGGAAATATTACGAAGATATCCAAGTGGGAGATAGTTTTCCAAAAGTATCAAAGGATCCGATTTCTCGTGTTCAGTTAGTTAAATACGCAGGAGCTTCTGGAGATTTTAATCCCCTTCATACGGTTGAAGAGGCGGGTGAGAAAGCAGGAACGGGCATTATAGCACATGGAATGTTAATCATGGGAATGGCTGCACAAGGAGTAACCAGCTGGATTCCGCGAAAAAATGTAAATTCCCTTCAAATCCGTTTCAGGGAAATGACATATCCTGGAGAAAGAATCCATGTCACAGGGAGGGTTATAGAGAAAAAGGAAAATAATCGGATTATTAGTGAAGTGGCAGCCACCAATGATGAGGGTGAAGTTAAAGTGTCTGGTACCTTTGAAGCTATAATGCCTTCAAAAAATGGACAATGA
- a CDS encoding acyl-CoA dehydrogenase family protein — MEYRFSEQQQMLKHALHSLLKKEMPIEKFSEAAEKKTGFSKEAWKKLAENGWLGVLAKGELQTLEDVCPLDLMYLTESFGERPFPGPYSLAAGFIVPFLSRLNLTDTQRNLLIQFISGEKLITAALPKFEKSKNIIEFNWPEIDILKEESGRIQFSGKIKHIQFIQHADAVLLPFVNKSKGISVALLNTELNGVKVISDNSVDLSKPQGTLELDGIWLDKNDFIEGADWDAQELLNKQLADYLICLNGEMIGGADEVLKKTINYVKERKQFGVRVGSFQAVKHLLADLHVGIEKARSYSVYAASQTGNNPSETLLNVITSRHFTADMYKKVCENAIQLHGGMGFTWEESIHYWYKASMYQLSHITQPAMMTEFILQNLLFKSEYSKELQYNSPE, encoded by the coding sequence ATGGAATATCGTTTCTCTGAACAGCAGCAAATGCTTAAGCATGCACTTCATTCATTGTTAAAAAAGGAAATGCCTATCGAAAAATTTAGTGAGGCTGCAGAAAAGAAAACGGGCTTCTCAAAAGAAGCGTGGAAAAAACTAGCTGAAAATGGATGGCTGGGTGTACTGGCCAAAGGGGAATTGCAAACTTTAGAAGATGTCTGCCCCCTTGACTTAATGTACTTAACCGAATCATTTGGAGAGAGGCCTTTTCCTGGACCCTATTCACTGGCAGCCGGCTTTATTGTTCCATTTTTGAGCCGGCTAAATTTAACGGACACTCAACGTAATTTGCTGATTCAATTCATTTCGGGTGAAAAGCTTATTACTGCTGCTTTACCTAAATTTGAAAAGTCCAAGAATATAATTGAATTCAATTGGCCTGAAATTGATATTTTAAAAGAAGAAAGCGGCCGAATCCAATTTAGCGGTAAAATCAAACATATCCAGTTTATTCAGCATGCAGATGCAGTGTTATTGCCCTTTGTAAATAAATCCAAGGGTATTTCTGTTGCTTTGCTTAACACCGAACTTAATGGAGTTAAGGTCATTTCCGATAACTCAGTCGATCTGTCGAAACCTCAGGGAACTCTAGAGCTGGATGGAATCTGGCTAGATAAAAATGATTTTATCGAAGGAGCTGACTGGGATGCTCAAGAATTATTAAATAAACAACTTGCCGATTATTTAATTTGTTTAAACGGTGAGATGATTGGCGGAGCAGATGAAGTTCTGAAAAAAACTATAAATTATGTTAAAGAAAGAAAACAGTTTGGAGTACGGGTTGGTTCCTTTCAAGCTGTAAAGCATTTGCTTGCAGATTTGCATGTAGGAATCGAGAAGGCCCGCAGCTATAGTGTGTACGCAGCATCCCAAACTGGAAATAATCCAAGTGAAACTTTATTAAATGTTATTACAAGCCGTCATTTTACTGCAGATATGTATAAAAAAGTTTGTGAAAATGCTATTCAGCTCCATGGGGGTATGGGGTTCACATGGGAAGAAAGTATACATTATTGGTACAAAGCATCAATGTATCAGCTGTCCCATATTACACAACCGGCTATGATGACTGAATTCATACTGCAAAACTTGCTTTTTAAATCTGAATATTCTAAAGAGCTGCAATACAATAGTCCTGAATAG
- a CDS encoding IclR family transcriptional regulator C-terminal domain-containing protein, producing the protein MNVSVGRHFSVVDGAYGKCLLAYMEEEESDELLRMNDGLRPLTEQEILELKNEFPSIRQKGYATTSGEYIDGIVGISSPIFNNDESVEMVIAIIGMTSQLKEQDIEKMGERIKGSAKEISLKLSGHLSGF; encoded by the coding sequence ATTAATGTTTCAGTTGGCAGACACTTTTCTGTTGTTGATGGGGCTTATGGAAAATGTTTATTAGCTTATATGGAAGAAGAAGAATCAGATGAGTTATTGCGTATGAACGATGGGCTGCGTCCATTAACTGAGCAGGAAATCCTGGAATTAAAAAATGAATTCCCCTCTATTCGCCAAAAAGGGTACGCAACAACATCAGGTGAATATATCGATGGCATTGTAGGTATTTCATCCCCTATTTTTAATAATGATGAAAGTGTAGAAATGGTTATTGCCATAATCGGAATGACTTCTCAATTAAAAGAGCAAGATATTGAAAAAATGGGGGAACGCATAAAAGGTTCTGCAAAAGAAATAAGTTTAAAATTAAGTGGGCACTTATCCGGTTTTTAA
- the fabG gene encoding 3-oxoacyl-ACP reductase FabG, translated as MNLEGKVAVVTGAGQGIGREISLLYAKHGANVVVGDLNLESAEQVVQEVGEIGTKGLAQQVDVSQKESAQGLIQAAIDYFGDIDILVNNAGITRDAMLHKMTEEQFEQVLDVHMKGTFLCMQSAAIHMRQKQKGKIVNISSIAGKVGNMGQINYAGAKAGIVGMTKAAAKELAKFQVNVNAVQPGFIDTDMTRAVPEKVRQLKIAEIPMQRVGEPLDIAKAVIFLSSDYSDYMTGNVLEVTGGRFM; from the coding sequence ATGAATTTGGAAGGGAAGGTTGCAGTAGTAACAGGAGCTGGTCAGGGAATTGGCCGGGAAATTTCTTTGCTATATGCAAAACATGGAGCAAATGTTGTGGTTGGAGACTTAAACCTGGAATCTGCTGAACAGGTTGTGCAAGAAGTAGGAGAAATAGGAACTAAAGGCTTGGCTCAGCAAGTTGACGTTTCTCAAAAAGAAAGTGCACAAGGGCTAATCCAAGCTGCAATTGATTATTTTGGTGATATCGACATTTTAGTCAATAATGCAGGGATTACCAGAGATGCCATGCTGCATAAAATGACCGAAGAGCAATTTGAGCAAGTACTTGATGTTCATATGAAAGGTACTTTTCTATGTATGCAGTCAGCAGCAATTCATATGAGGCAAAAACAAAAAGGCAAGATAGTCAACATTTCATCTATTGCAGGTAAAGTTGGTAATATGGGCCAGATAAATTATGCAGGGGCTAAGGCAGGAATTGTGGGAATGACAAAGGCAGCTGCAAAAGAGCTTGCTAAATTTCAGGTTAATGTAAATGCAGTCCAGCCAGGATTTATTGATACAGATATGACTCGTGCAGTTCCAGAAAAAGTCCGGCAGCTAAAAATTGCAGAAATTCCTATGCAAAGGGTTGGGGAGCCTTTAGACATTGCCAAAGCTGTTATTTTCCTAAGCTCGGATTATTCAGATTACATGACTGGTAATGTTTTGGAAGTGACTGGCGGAAGATTTATGTAA
- a CDS encoding TRAP transporter permease, which yields MHVVEEKETGRLNSFWKIIVVVSSLIGIFLSVNMLFYLELFGINPIQNAYLIYLLACFMPIAFLIFPARKTHTSSIKWFDILFFAVSLIITVYIGLQGERIIMEGWDWNAPPVPTYFSLILWALLLEALRRTAGLVLSLICLIISLYPLVASDIPITLLQGQSYDFLTLARNHIMSSNSVFGIAYTTIGNLLLGFLVFGVVITRTGGGDFFFNLALSLFGRTRGGSAKVAVVGSAFFGMLSGSAVSNAVTIGAMTIPAMKKTGYKPHYAAAIEATASTGGTITPPIMGSAAFIMASFLATPYYQIALAAAVPAFLYYLGLYIQIDGYAARNNLKGMPKEEIPSFWKTLKSGWYYIFAIVLMIFFLGVLNSEGQAPYYASLALIIIAMIKKETRMNKKQFFDMFVEIGKVLADIVVIIAGVGFIVGALSATGVSFSFSRELVAAAGDNTFLILIGGAITCFILGMGMTVSAVYVFLAIIMAPALIAVGVDPIAAHLYVVYWATVSYITPPVALAAFATASIAGASPMKTGFQAVQLGSVKFIVPFFMVYNPSILIGRGDPMDTVISIVVSVIGISVIAFALEGYLLGAGILNTAERLLLFAAGLFMFFPNVYMPIIGAAITILVYLFKIKVSKIPLNVNKEENQEV from the coding sequence ATGCACGTAGTAGAAGAAAAGGAAACAGGCAGGCTAAATTCGTTTTGGAAAATAATAGTTGTGGTTTCTTCTTTGATTGGGATCTTTCTATCCGTGAATATGCTGTTTTATCTAGAACTGTTCGGAATAAATCCTATCCAGAATGCTTATCTAATCTATTTACTCGCTTGTTTCATGCCAATTGCATTTTTGATTTTTCCTGCAAGGAAAACCCATACTTCGTCAATCAAATGGTTTGATATTTTATTTTTTGCGGTTTCGTTAATCATTACTGTATATATTGGCCTTCAAGGCGAACGAATCATCATGGAAGGCTGGGATTGGAATGCACCCCCAGTTCCTACTTATTTCAGTCTTATCTTATGGGCACTTTTGCTGGAAGCCCTTCGAAGAACTGCTGGCCTTGTCTTATCACTAATCTGTTTAATAATTTCCCTGTATCCTCTTGTTGCATCTGATATACCTATTACTCTCCTTCAAGGTCAATCCTACGATTTTTTAACATTAGCAAGAAATCATATTATGAGTTCCAATAGTGTTTTTGGTATCGCATATACAACAATCGGGAATTTGCTTCTTGGATTTCTGGTGTTTGGTGTAGTAATTACTCGAACTGGCGGAGGGGATTTCTTTTTCAATTTAGCCCTATCATTATTCGGGAGAACACGTGGAGGATCAGCTAAGGTAGCAGTAGTTGGCAGTGCTTTCTTTGGCATGCTAAGCGGCAGTGCCGTTTCAAATGCTGTTACTATCGGAGCAATGACGATTCCAGCCATGAAAAAGACAGGCTACAAGCCGCACTATGCAGCAGCAATTGAAGCAACTGCTTCAACAGGAGGGACTATCACGCCTCCAATCATGGGTTCAGCAGCATTTATTATGGCTTCATTTTTGGCAACACCATATTACCAAATAGCTTTAGCAGCTGCAGTTCCTGCCTTTTTATATTATTTAGGATTATATATTCAAATCGATGGATATGCCGCAAGAAACAACTTAAAGGGTATGCCAAAAGAGGAGATTCCTTCCTTTTGGAAAACTCTAAAAAGCGGCTGGTACTATATATTCGCAATTGTTCTAATGATATTTTTCCTGGGAGTTCTTAATTCAGAGGGGCAAGCTCCTTATTATGCCAGTTTAGCGCTGATTATTATTGCAATGATTAAAAAAGAGACGCGAATGAACAAAAAGCAATTCTTTGATATGTTTGTTGAAATAGGTAAGGTATTGGCTGATATAGTAGTGATCATCGCAGGGGTCGGTTTTATTGTAGGGGCATTATCAGCTACAGGGGTTTCGTTTTCGTTTTCAAGAGAATTGGTTGCAGCAGCAGGGGATAACACTTTCCTTATCTTAATTGGCGGTGCAATAACCTGTTTTATTTTAGGGATGGGAATGACCGTTTCTGCTGTGTATGTGTTCCTGGCTATTATTATGGCACCTGCACTTATAGCCGTTGGTGTTGATCCTATTGCGGCACACTTATATGTGGTATATTGGGCAACCGTTTCATATATTACACCTCCTGTAGCATTAGCGGCATTTGCTACTGCAAGCATAGCTGGAGCAAGCCCAATGAAGACCGGTTTCCAAGCAGTTCAACTCGGTTCTGTAAAATTTATAGTTCCATTTTTTATGGTTTACAATCCATCCATCTTAATTGGACGCGGTGATCCAATGGATACAGTAATAAGTATCGTAGTGTCTGTTATTGGTATATCCGTCATTGCATTTGCATTAGAAGGATACCTATTAGGAGCAGGAATTTTAAATACTGCAGAAAGACTTCTATTGTTTGCTGCAGGACTATTTATGTTTTTCCCAAATGTTTATATGCCAATTATTGGAGCTGCTATAACAATACTTGTCTATTTATTTAAGATTAAGGTTTCGAAGATTCCATTAAATGTTAATAAAGAGGAAAACCAGGAGGTCTAA
- a CDS encoding TAXI family TRAP transporter solute-binding subunit, with amino-acid sequence MLKKKIRVLFTIFLLMILAAGCGSNNTAQKSASNASKSPGSSGGMPSQMTWSVYDVGSGGYAEMSAIANVLTEKNGSQIRMLPSASGVGRMLPLKNQQASIGKLGDEIQFSFEGIKEFADQDWGPQDVRAYWAPISQFGFAVREDSDIKSIADLKGKKIPMITGNASVNIKNEAILAFAGLSLDDVEIVNLTSYAGQGDALIQGQIDVAGINPTASSMFEADSMGGIRWLEMDPDDSEGWKRVEETASWLIPYTTDGGAGMEGDTNVMGHGYLVGGYANQDPNYIYELLKSMDENFDQYKDALPNLALYSKDEVLTEPRGIPFHEGTIKFLEEKGLWDEEKQAKNDALIERFGKLQEAWDQTVKEAKKEKIPEKDFQEFWLEKKAELVK; translated from the coding sequence ATGTTGAAGAAAAAGATTCGTGTATTATTTACAATCTTTCTGCTTATGATATTGGCTGCTGGATGCGGCAGTAATAATACAGCTCAGAAATCAGCTTCAAATGCAAGTAAGTCTCCTGGCAGCTCAGGGGGTATGCCATCTCAAATGACATGGAGTGTATATGATGTTGGATCAGGCGGATACGCGGAAATGTCGGCAATAGCAAACGTACTTACTGAAAAAAATGGTTCCCAAATTAGAATGCTGCCATCAGCAAGCGGTGTTGGCCGTATGCTGCCTTTAAAAAATCAGCAAGCTTCCATTGGGAAGCTGGGTGACGAGATACAATTTTCGTTTGAAGGAATCAAGGAATTCGCTGACCAGGACTGGGGTCCACAAGATGTACGGGCATATTGGGCACCGATCAGCCAATTTGGATTTGCCGTCCGTGAAGATTCTGATATTAAATCTATTGCCGATCTAAAAGGCAAGAAGATACCGATGATTACAGGAAATGCTTCTGTGAATATTAAAAATGAAGCAATATTGGCATTTGCAGGATTATCACTGGACGATGTGGAGATTGTTAATTTAACTTCTTATGCTGGTCAAGGTGATGCACTAATTCAAGGTCAGATCGATGTTGCTGGTATAAATCCTACTGCTTCTTCCATGTTTGAAGCAGATAGTATGGGTGGTATTCGCTGGCTTGAGATGGACCCAGATGATTCTGAAGGATGGAAACGTGTTGAAGAGACAGCATCGTGGCTAATCCCTTATACAACAGATGGCGGTGCAGGTATGGAAGGCGACACGAATGTTATGGGACATGGTTATCTGGTTGGGGGTTATGCTAATCAAGATCCGAATTACATTTATGAATTGTTAAAATCTATGGATGAGAATTTTGACCAGTATAAAGATGCGCTTCCGAATTTAGCCCTTTACTCCAAGGATGAAGTACTAACAGAGCCGCGTGGAATCCCATTCCATGAGGGAACGATTAAATTCTTAGAGGAAAAGGGTCTGTGGGATGAAGAAAAGCAAGCTAAAAACGATGCCTTAATTGAAAGATTCGGAAAACTGCAGGAAGCTTGGGATCAAACTGTGAAGGAAGCGAAAAAAGAAAAAATTCCTGAAAAGGATTTTCAGGAATTCTGGTTAGAAAAAAAGGCTGAACTTGTTAAGTAA
- a CDS encoding MaoC family dehydratase N-terminal domain-containing protein — MSAVKDLIGLELAPYTYSVEKGKIRELVLAIGDPNPIYYDEEAARNEGYDGIPIPLTFLQIIDLWGGYSFQQKCELLNLNPVNILHGEQGYQFVKPIYAGDVLTVSGKVSDVKTKIGTSGGMNLITLEFEYRNQHNELVALSRNLTIERH, encoded by the coding sequence ATGAGTGCTGTTAAAGATTTAATTGGATTGGAACTTGCTCCTTATACGTACTCAGTAGAAAAAGGGAAAATTAGAGAACTGGTTTTAGCAATAGGTGATCCTAATCCAATTTATTACGATGAAGAAGCAGCAAGAAACGAAGGATATGATGGAATACCAATCCCATTAACTTTCCTGCAGATCATTGATTTGTGGGGAGGATATAGTTTTCAGCAAAAGTGTGAACTGCTAAACTTAAATCCTGTTAATATTTTACATGGTGAACAAGGGTACCAATTTGTCAAGCCTATTTACGCAGGTGATGTACTTACAGTTTCCGGAAAAGTTTCTGATGTCAAAACAAAAATAGGCACTTCTGGAGGAATGAATCTAATTACTTTGGAATTTGAATATAGGAATCAGCACAACGAGCTGGTAGCACTTTCTAGAAATCTGACAATTGAACGTCATTAA
- a CDS encoding acyl-CoA dehydrogenase family protein, producing the protein MNFNYSQEAESFRASFRSWLEANFPKEWNQEVTGEKWVQRRKEWGKMLGQGGWVAPAWPKEYGGLGLSIEQQLVYIEELVRINAPEVLNSNGIGIFGMTLIHYGTEEQKKHYLPRMLNHEDIWCQGFSEPNAGSDLAGLQTKAVDKGNHYVLNGQKVWTSYGPYANKCYILVRTDESRYKGVSLMILDLDQPGVTVQPIKNIAGESELAEIFLEDAVVPKEDVVGEINNGWEMANYALAHERGIHFAQRSLKMQQEFQQLVTLFQEQIQSGKSAANSPLMQTKLVQSYISCEILKSVCLRNIALIAQGEDTGALPAIAKLVWSESHQDLLNVGVEVLGEEALIKGENSFWMEKFLLSRAETIYAGTTQIQKNIIAKSLGLPSSKGGR; encoded by the coding sequence ATGAACTTTAATTATTCGCAGGAAGCTGAAAGCTTTAGAGCGTCATTTAGAAGCTGGTTAGAGGCTAACTTCCCAAAAGAATGGAATCAAGAAGTAACTGGTGAAAAATGGGTTCAAAGACGTAAAGAGTGGGGCAAGATGTTAGGCCAAGGCGGATGGGTTGCACCTGCATGGCCGAAAGAATATGGAGGATTAGGCTTATCGATTGAACAACAGCTAGTTTATATAGAAGAATTAGTTCGTATTAATGCCCCTGAAGTATTAAATTCAAATGGAATTGGCATTTTCGGTATGACTTTAATTCATTATGGAACAGAGGAGCAAAAGAAGCATTATCTTCCACGAATGCTTAATCATGAAGATATTTGGTGCCAGGGTTTTTCAGAGCCAAATGCCGGTTCCGATTTGGCAGGTCTTCAAACAAAGGCAGTGGATAAAGGAAATCATTATGTTTTAAATGGCCAAAAAGTTTGGACATCCTATGGTCCTTATGCAAATAAGTGCTATATCTTAGTGCGGACAGATGAATCAAGATACAAAGGAGTCAGCTTGATGATTCTGGATTTGGATCAGCCGGGTGTAACGGTACAGCCTATAAAAAATATCGCGGGAGAATCTGAACTTGCAGAGATCTTCTTGGAAGATGCAGTAGTTCCTAAAGAGGATGTAGTAGGGGAAATAAACAATGGATGGGAAATGGCAAACTATGCTCTTGCTCATGAACGCGGTATTCACTTCGCTCAGCGTTCCTTAAAAATGCAGCAGGAATTTCAGCAGCTTGTTACTTTATTCCAGGAGCAAATTCAGTCTGGAAAGTCAGCTGCAAATAGCCCATTGATGCAAACTAAATTGGTTCAATCTTATATATCTTGTGAAATATTAAAAAGTGTTTGTTTAAGAAATATTGCACTAATTGCACAGGGGGAAGACACCGGTGCCTTACCTGCTATAGCAAAATTGGTTTGGAGTGAAAGTCATCAGGATTTACTTAATGTAGGTGTGGAAGTGTTAGGAGAAGAAGCCTTAATAAAAGGTGAAAATTCATTTTGGATGGAAAAATTCCTTTTATCCAGGGCCGAAACAATATATGCCGGAACAACTCAAATCCAAAAAAATATTATTGCCAAATCATTAGGGTTGCCTAGTTCGAAAGGAGGAAGGTAA
- a CDS encoding helix-turn-helix domain-containing protein produces the protein MENKVKNDENTGKRKYNVPAVDSAFKILTLLSRKKYSKSNLTEIAKALSLTPTTCYRILQKLEELSIVRYDKSSKRYSLGPYLVVLGERAKENLFDISVILPYLENLSEQTGLTTFLVNRIGKKDPP, from the coding sequence ATGGAAAATAAGGTAAAGAATGATGAGAACACAGGGAAGCGCAAATATAATGTTCCCGCAGTGGATAGTGCATTTAAAATTTTAACACTCTTAAGCCGTAAAAAATATAGTAAAAGTAATTTAACGGAAATCGCGAAAGCGCTTTCACTTACGCCGACAACCTGCTATCGCATCTTGCAGAAATTAGAGGAGCTTTCTATAGTTCGATACGATAAGAGCTCAAAACGATATAGCCTTGGACCGTATTTAGTTGTTTTAGGTGAAAGAGCGAAGGAAAATCTGTTTGATATTTCAGTAATTCTTCCTTATCTGGAAAATCTCTCTGAACAGACAGGCCTTACAACATTTCTTGTTAATAGAATCGGAAAAAAAGATCCACCATAA
- a CDS encoding NAD(P)-dependent oxidoreductase, whose amino-acid sequence MKVGLIGLGNLGGRIARNLIHKGYKLSVYDLDHMALQSFANIGAIVYESPIALAKANDYVLTVLPNAQIVKSVVLGSNGLLSGFSKDSTLIDMTSSIPEVTIEIGNELLKHGVNMLDAPVSGGVKKAEDGTLAIMAGGDEAVFQNASPLLSDIGSNVTHVGDLGSGHTIKALNNMLCATTLAATAEILTIGIKMGLKPEKMLEVINTSSGRSHSSEIKFPQQVLSRKFDVGFTIDLMCKDLAIAAGMAENTGVPAFVSNTVLELWQYAKSKGGGEMDHTAIARFIEDLAGVEMKA is encoded by the coding sequence ATGAAAGTTGGATTGATTGGTTTAGGAAATTTGGGCGGCAGAATTGCCCGAAATTTAATACATAAGGGATATAAACTATCTGTTTATGATTTAGATCATATGGCATTACAATCTTTCGCAAACATTGGAGCAATCGTATATGAATCACCTATTGCACTGGCAAAGGCCAATGACTATGTTCTTACTGTTCTGCCAAATGCTCAAATAGTAAAAAGTGTTGTCCTGGGCTCTAATGGTCTATTATCGGGTTTTTCTAAGGACAGCACTTTAATCGATATGACCAGTTCCATACCTGAAGTCACTATAGAAATAGGCAATGAGCTTTTAAAGCATGGGGTAAATATGCTTGATGCACCCGTCAGCGGGGGAGTAAAGAAAGCTGAAGATGGAACCCTGGCCATTATGGCAGGGGGAGATGAGGCTGTATTTCAGAATGCCTCCCCATTATTAAGTGATATTGGCTCTAATGTGACACATGTTGGAGATTTGGGTTCTGGCCATACAATTAAAGCATTAAACAATATGCTTTGTGCTACTACACTTGCTGCGACTGCAGAGATCCTTACAATTGGCATCAAAATGGGTTTGAAACCTGAAAAAATGCTTGAGGTTATTAATACAAGCAGCGGAAGAAGCCACTCAAGTGAAATCAAATTCCCACAGCAAGTATTGTCCCGTAAATTTGATGTTGGCTTTACAATAGATTTGATGTGTAAAGATCTTGCAATAGCAGCTGGCATGGCTGAAAATACAGGAGTTCCTGCTTTTGTTTCTAATACAGTTTTAGAACTTTGGCAATATGCAAAATCTAAGGGTGGAGGTGAAATGGATCACACAGCAATTGCGAGATTTATAGAAGATTTGGCTGGGGTGGAAATGAAAGCTTAA
- a CDS encoding Zn-ribbon domain-containing OB-fold protein: protein MTDQNKPMPIPDGDSNVFWQGCKENKLLIQKCSDCSKHIFYPRILCPNCFSEKIEWVESTGKGKVYSYTIARRGGGPAFKDDVPYAVALIQLDEGVRMFSNIINADVEEVKCDMAVEVVFVDSGEFTLPKFQPAGILK from the coding sequence GTGACTGATCAAAATAAACCAATGCCTATACCTGATGGCGACTCAAATGTCTTTTGGCAAGGGTGTAAAGAAAACAAATTATTGATTCAAAAATGCAGTGATTGTTCAAAACATATTTTTTACCCTCGAATCTTATGCCCTAATTGTTTTTCTGAAAAAATAGAATGGGTAGAATCAACCGGAAAAGGAAAGGTCTATTCATACACAATTGCCCGAAGAGGCGGAGGGCCTGCATTCAAAGATGATGTTCCTTATGCTGTTGCGCTGATTCAATTGGATGAAGGAGTTCGGATGTTTAGTAATATTATTAATGCTGATGTTGAAGAGGTTAAATGCGATATGGCAGTTGAAGTAGTTTTTGTAGATTCAGGTGAGTTTACATTACCAAAATTTCAGCCTGCGGGAATCTTAAAATAA